The Ancylobacter sp. WKF20 genome contains a region encoding:
- a CDS encoding response regulator: protein MAKREGLPHLQGQIAGERPVRVHVVEDDAGVSDSLGLILANLGYEVVSYPDAESLFRASPPAGSDTVIVDLSLPGISGGQAVRWLQKLAEPPSVVVISGQSQSAIDHQLRGLKPVGVVRKPLNVESLARAIPTH from the coding sequence ACGGGAAGGACTTCCGCACCTTCAGGGGCAAATTGCGGGAGAACGCCCTGTGCGAGTTCATGTTGTTGAGGATGATGCGGGCGTGAGCGATTCGCTCGGCCTGATCCTCGCCAACCTCGGCTACGAGGTGGTCTCATACCCCGACGCGGAAAGCCTGTTCCGGGCCTCGCCACCGGCGGGAAGCGACACGGTGATCGTCGATCTCAGCCTGCCCGGCATCTCCGGCGGACAGGCCGTGCGCTGGTTGCAGAAGCTGGCCGAGCCGCCGAGCGTGGTGGTCATCAGCGGCCAGTCGCAAAGCGCCATCGACCACCAGTTGCGTGGGCTGAAGCCCGTCGGCGTGGTCCGCAAGCCGCTCAATGTCGAAAGCCTCGCGCGCGCCATTCCCACCCACTGA
- a CDS encoding helix-turn-helix domain-containing protein: protein MRQIIEERTGSYSRHAAAPETHTGHLRVAPHVTVLHEGDTARRIMEVVEGAVMLTKLLPDGRRQVVELLGPGDVFGLAACDVYACSAETLTAAVITTHDRGALERDPMLAARLLRRFEAQLCAMHSHALVLGRMSALERVAFFLLRLMPEGVVGGTLHLSMTRQEIADFLGLTLETVSRAFSELKRRGLVALLRADEVQINDRGSMRRLAGAA, encoded by the coding sequence ATGCGCCAGATCATCGAAGAACGCACCGGTAGCTATTCGCGCCACGCCGCCGCGCCGGAGACGCATACCGGGCATCTGCGCGTGGCCCCGCATGTCACCGTGCTGCATGAGGGCGATACCGCCCGCCGCATCATGGAAGTGGTGGAAGGCGCGGTGATGCTCACCAAGCTGCTGCCGGACGGGCGCCGCCAGGTGGTCGAACTGCTCGGCCCCGGCGACGTGTTCGGCCTCGCGGCCTGCGATGTCTATGCCTGCTCGGCGGAGACGCTGACCGCCGCCGTCATCACCACCCATGACCGGGGTGCGCTGGAGCGTGACCCCATGCTCGCCGCCCGCCTGCTGCGACGCTTCGAGGCGCAGCTCTGCGCGATGCACTCCCACGCGCTGGTGCTCGGCCGCATGTCGGCGCTGGAGCGCGTCGCCTTCTTTCTGCTGCGGCTGATGCCGGAGGGTGTCGTCGGCGGCACGCTGCACCTGTCCATGACCCGGCAGGAGATCGCCGACTTCCTCGGGCTGACGCTGGAAACCGTCAGCCGCGCCTTCTCCGAGCTGAAGCGCCGGGGTCTGGTCGCGCTGCTGCGCGCGGACGAGGTGCAGATCAATGATCGCGGCAGCATGCGCCGCCTTGCCGGCGCCGCCTGA
- the hemN gene encoding oxygen-independent coproporphyrinogen III oxidase, which produces MHSSALFHAERAVPRYTSYPTAPHFSGAIGASEHAQWLAALPEDATLSLYLHVPFCPSLCYYCGCTTKATRRPAPVAAYAARLEREIGLVAAAAGGRTVTHIAWGGGTPSLIGPEALKRLFDRINDEFDLTGLIEHAIELDPRETDEALADALGAIGVDRVSFGVQDFSVHVQSAIGRVQPFGTVERAVKLVREAGVSAVNLDLMYGLPHQTERDVRRTAQLATLLAPERLALFGYAHVPWVRPNQKLIDQTALPGAATRLDQAEAAREVLVAASYVPVGLDHFARPHDPMAVAAAAGRLHRNFQGYTVDAADALIGLGASAISRLPQGFTQNAPDSASYIRAIDAGRFSTVRGIAFTPDDVKRGALIERLMCDLAVDLDAYTLAEAAPRLAPLVADGLLEIEGKRIAMTSFGRPFVRLAAAALDARLQAGARHSVAV; this is translated from the coding sequence ATGCATAGTTCAGCTCTCTTCCATGCCGAGCGCGCGGTTCCGCGCTACACCTCCTACCCCACGGCGCCGCATTTCTCCGGTGCCATAGGGGCGAGCGAGCACGCGCAATGGCTCGCCGCGCTGCCGGAAGACGCGACGCTGTCGCTTTACCTCCACGTCCCGTTCTGCCCCTCGCTCTGCTACTATTGCGGCTGCACCACCAAGGCGACGCGCCGGCCCGCGCCGGTCGCCGCCTATGCCGCGCGGCTGGAGCGCGAGATCGGCCTCGTCGCCGCCGCGGCCGGCGGGAGGACGGTCACGCACATCGCCTGGGGCGGGGGCACGCCGAGCCTGATCGGGCCGGAAGCGCTGAAGCGCCTGTTCGACCGGATCAATGACGAGTTTGATCTCACTGGCCTGATCGAACACGCCATCGAACTCGATCCGCGCGAGACCGACGAGGCCCTCGCCGATGCGCTGGGCGCCATCGGGGTCGACCGGGTGAGCTTCGGCGTGCAGGATTTCAGCGTCCATGTGCAGTCCGCCATTGGCCGCGTGCAGCCCTTCGGCACGGTCGAGCGGGCGGTGAAACTCGTGCGGGAAGCGGGGGTTAGCGCGGTCAATCTCGATCTGATGTACGGCCTGCCGCACCAGACCGAGCGCGATGTGCGCCGCACCGCGCAACTCGCCACGCTGCTCGCGCCCGAGCGGCTCGCTTTGTTCGGCTACGCCCATGTGCCGTGGGTGCGACCGAATCAGAAACTCATCGACCAGACCGCCCTCCCCGGCGCCGCCACCCGCCTCGACCAGGCGGAAGCCGCGCGGGAGGTTCTGGTGGCGGCCAGCTATGTACCTGTGGGGCTTGACCATTTTGCGCGTCCGCACGATCCGATGGCGGTCGCGGCGGCGGCGGGGCGGCTGCATCGCAACTTCCAGGGCTACACGGTCGACGCGGCCGATGCGCTCATCGGCCTCGGCGCGTCGGCGATCAGCCGGCTGCCGCAGGGATTCACCCAGAACGCCCCGGATTCCGCCTCCTACATCCGCGCGATTGACGCCGGAAGATTCTCCACCGTGCGCGGCATCGCCTTCACACCGGATGATGTGAAGCGCGGCGCGCTGATCGAGCGGCTGATGTGCGACCTCGCGGTCGATCTCGACGCCTATACGCTGGCCGAGGCCGCCCCGCGCCTTGCCCCGCTGGTGGCGGACGGGCTGCTGGAGATCGAGGGAAAGCGCATCGCCATGACGTCGTTCGGCCGGCCTTTCGTCCGTCTCGCCGCCGCCGCCCTCGACGCGCGGCTGCAGGCCGGCGCCCGGCACTCGGTCGCGGTCTGA
- a CDS encoding AbrB family transcriptional regulator — translation MPLIPKLSRPGYSPRDFLWWALTLALAFAGGALFAGVGMPAGWLSGALVATAVAALFGAPVGVESNVRVVTYVLLGTSMGSAITPETLHGLSTWPVTMVVLLVSVPVMMLAVTLYLEKVAGWDRRSAFFGAAPGALSTVLIMAESSGADTRRVVFSQSLRLFVLVALLPAALGGLGHQPAGTLPINPVVPDWTSFFLSIGVGVLGAFLAEKARFPGGTMVGAMLASGVVHGAGLIEGRLPDLLLIVSFVILGANSGSRFAGTKAQTLRRFFIDALGALVVAIAISVAFSALGAWLSGEPLAKVLVAYVPGALEAMTIMAFVLGLDPAFVAAHHLARFVGLALLIPVIARLFFGPPVAPVVSEDEAPPLDESEPKD, via the coding sequence ATGCCGCTGATTCCAAAGCTCTCGCGTCCCGGCTATTCCCCTCGCGACTTCCTGTGGTGGGCCCTCACCCTCGCCCTCGCCTTTGCCGGCGGCGCGCTGTTCGCTGGCGTCGGCATGCCCGCCGGCTGGCTGTCGGGCGCGCTGGTGGCAACGGCGGTGGCGGCGCTGTTCGGCGCGCCGGTGGGCGTGGAAAGCAATGTGCGCGTGGTCACCTATGTGCTGCTTGGCACCTCCATGGGCTCGGCCATCACGCCCGAGACGCTGCACGGCCTGTCCACCTGGCCGGTGACGATGGTGGTGCTGCTCGTCTCCGTGCCGGTGATGATGCTGGCGGTGACGCTCTATCTTGAGAAGGTCGCCGGCTGGGACCGGCGCAGCGCCTTTTTCGGCGCCGCGCCCGGCGCGCTCTCCACCGTGCTGATCATGGCGGAAAGCTCGGGGGCGGATACGCGCCGCGTGGTGTTCAGCCAGTCCTTGCGGCTCTTCGTGCTGGTGGCGCTGCTGCCGGCGGCGCTGGGCGGGCTTGGCCATCAGCCGGCCGGCACGCTGCCGATCAACCCGGTGGTGCCGGACTGGACCAGCTTCTTTCTTTCCATCGGCGTCGGCGTGCTCGGCGCCTTCCTCGCGGAGAAGGCGCGTTTTCCCGGCGGCACCATGGTCGGGGCGATGCTGGCGAGCGGCGTCGTTCACGGCGCCGGGCTGATTGAAGGCCGGCTGCCGGATCTCCTGCTGATCGTCAGCTTCGTCATTCTCGGCGCCAATTCCGGCAGCCGCTTCGCCGGCACCAAGGCGCAGACGCTGCGCCGTTTCTTCATCGACGCGCTGGGCGCGCTGGTGGTCGCCATCGCCATTTCGGTCGCCTTTTCGGCACTGGGGGCGTGGCTCTCGGGCGAGCCGCTGGCGAAGGTACTGGTGGCCTATGTGCCCGGCGCGCTGGAGGCGATGACCATCATGGCCTTCGTGCTCGGGCTCGATCCGGCCTTCGTCGCCGCGCACCACCTTGCGCGCTTCGTCGGGCTGGCGCTGCTGATCCCGGTGATCGCCCGGCTGTTCTTCGGCCCGCCGGTGGCGCCGGTCGTCTCCGAGGATGAGGCGCCGCCGCTCGACGAGAGCGAGCCGAAGGACTGA